Below is a genomic region from Halobacterium sp. CBA1132.
TCGTCGAAGCGCTCCAGTCGCGACTCCAGTCGTTCGACGGCGTCCACGACGTACGACACCGCTTCCTCGTCGGTGTCGGCTGCCTCGATGGCGTCGTTGATGCGGCGCTCCCAGCCAGCGACGGCCTGCTGCATGTCCTTGGCCGTGTCCTCGCTGTCGGCGGGGAGTGTGTCGAGAATCGGTTCCGGAACGCCGAGTGACACCGTTTCCATGCTTCGTCGTGGCGCGTCGACGAGCATAAATCCCCCGCTGGGCCCGACGTCCGCCGGAATCCGGAGTCGGGGACGGCGGTCGGGTGGGGGTGGCAATTGTAACCGGTATCGGTTACGGTCGCGTGGGAATTACTATGCCGCCACGGTCCGTATGTAACGAAAGAGCACTAACTATGACTGACCAAGGTGGGTACAAGGACAAACTCGCTCGCGTCGACCTCAGCGCGGGCGACGTCGAGTACGAGAGTATCGACGAGGCGGACGCCCGCAACTACATCGGCGGGCGCGGCCTCGGCGTGAAGTACGTCTTCGAGAACGGCCCCGACGTCGAGCCGCTCTCCGAGGACAACCTCCTCACGTTCATGACCGGGCCGCTGACGGGCACCCAGACCCCGATGAGCGGCCGCATCGCCGTCGTCACGAAGTCCCCGCTGACGGACACCGTGACCGACTCCCACCACGGCGGGTGGAGCGGCGCGCGCCTCAAGTGGGCGGGCTTCGACGGCCTCCTCTTCGAGGGGAAAGCCGACGACCCCGTCTACGCCGTCGTCGAGGACGGCGAACTCGAACTCCGCGACGCCAGCCACCTCTGGGGCGAGGGAATCCACGCCACCATCGACACCCTCGAAGAGGAAGTTGAGGGCTCGTACGGCAAGAACCTCTCCACAATGGCCATCGGGCCGGGCGGCGAGAACGAGGTGCGCTTCGGCTGCATCATCAACGAGGACGACCGTGCCTCCGGCCGCGGCGGCACCGGCGCCGTCATGGGCTCGAAGAACCTCAAGGCGGTCGTCGTCAAGTCCGGCACCGACATGCCCAAACCCGCCGACCGCGAGACGTTCATGGAGGGCCACAAGGCCGCCATGCAGGCGATTCAGGAGTCCGACGTCACCGCGCCCAACGAGGGCGGCCTCTCCGTCTACGGGACGAACGTCCTGATGAACCTCACCGAGGAGATGGAGGGCCTCCCGACCCGGAACGGCCGGTTCACCTCCACGACCTCCGAGGCGACAGCCGAGCCCGACGAACCGAATATCGACTCCGAGAAGGTCTCCGGGGAGAACGTCGAGGAGAACATCCTCGTCGACGACCCGACGTGTCACTCCTGTCCCGTGGCGTGTAAGAAGGAAGTCGAGGTCGACGTCCACCACAAGGGCGAGGACCTCAACGTCCGCATGGAGTCCTACGAGTACGAGCCCGCGTGGGCGCTCGGCCCGAACTCCATGAACGACGACCGCGACCTCATCGCGGTCATGATGGACCGGTGTAACGACATCGGCATCGACAGCATCGAGACCGGGAACCTCCTCGCGTTCGCGATGGAAGCCACCGAGAAGGGCTACATCGACGACGGCGAGGGCATCGACTGGGGCGACACCGACGCGATGACCGAGATGATCGAGAAGATCGGCGAGCGCGAGACTCACCTCGCGGACACCCTCGCGGACGGGCAGAAGCGCGCCGCCGAGGAACTCGGCGCCCACGACTGCCGCCTCGACGTGAAGGGGCAGGCCATCGCCGCCTACGACCCGCGCGGCCTGAAAGGCATGGGCATCGGGTACGCGACGTCAAACCGCGGCGGCTGCCACCTCCGCGGGTACACGCCCGCCGCCGAGATTCTCGGCGTCCCGGAGAAAGTCGACCCCACCGACTGGGAGGGCAAAGGCGAACTCACCGCGACGTTCCAAGACCTCCACGCCATCTCGGACTCGTTCGACATCTGCAAGTTCAACGCGTTCGCGGAGGGCGTCCAGGAGTACATCGACCAGTACAACGGCATGACCGGCCGCGACGTCGGCGAGGAGGAACTGCTGGAAGCGGGCGAGCGCATCTACAACCTCGAACGCTACTACAACAACCTCGCCGGCTTCGACGGCGACGACGACACGCTCCCGGACCGCTTCGTGAAGGGCGCCGAAGACGCGGTGCCCGCGGGCGGCGGCATCGAGGGCGAACTCTGCGAACTGGACGCGATGAAAGACGAGTACTACCGGGACCG
It encodes:
- a CDS encoding aldehyde ferredoxin oxidoreductase family protein gives rise to the protein MTDQGGYKDKLARVDLSAGDVEYESIDEADARNYIGGRGLGVKYVFENGPDVEPLSEDNLLTFMTGPLTGTQTPMSGRIAVVTKSPLTDTVTDSHHGGWSGARLKWAGFDGLLFEGKADDPVYAVVEDGELELRDASHLWGEGIHATIDTLEEEVEGSYGKNLSTMAIGPGGENEVRFGCIINEDDRASGRGGTGAVMGSKNLKAVVVKSGTDMPKPADRETFMEGHKAAMQAIQESDVTAPNEGGLSVYGTNVLMNLTEEMEGLPTRNGRFTSTTSEATAEPDEPNIDSEKVSGENVEENILVDDPTCHSCPVACKKEVEVDVHHKGEDLNVRMESYEYEPAWALGPNSMNDDRDLIAVMMDRCNDIGIDSIETGNLLAFAMEATEKGYIDDGEGIDWGDTDAMTEMIEKIGERETHLADTLADGQKRAAEELGAHDCRLDVKGQAIAAYDPRGLKGMGIGYATSNRGGCHLRGYTPAAEILGVPEKVDPTDWEGKGELTATFQDLHAISDSFDICKFNAFAEGVQEYIDQYNGMTGRDVGEEELLEAGERIYNLERYYNNLAGFDGDDDTLPDRFVKGAEDAVPAGGGIEGELCELDAMKDEYYRDRGWVDGVVPDEKLDELGIDLGPGTGVSSSGAASADD